From Gopherus flavomarginatus isolate rGopFla2 chromosome 16, rGopFla2.mat.asm, whole genome shotgun sequence, a single genomic window includes:
- the LOC127035410 gene encoding beta-1,3-galactosyltransferase 1-like: protein MRPQFPCKVLFFACFSCLFLLVVIVHQDIPRTLQWRLLYAPRGEPVSAEQLHGSPIFQWRGTEEKTAGDSMPVPVPSRPPVSTRHPLQIVYPYSYRFLLNEPDKCQERVPFLVLLVVTEPKDIMVRNVIRQTWGNESTVPGVSMVRLFLTGVHPRFGSPLQRLMEEESALHHDIIQQDFLDTYNNLTLKTLMGMEWVSRHCPNASYVMKADSDIFLNVGFLARELLQLQLPPKKDFMTGYIIRNTGPLRSKAYKWYVPREVYPNDTYPPYCGGPGYVLSGDLAKKVYGVAQTLRVINMEDVFMGLCLHKLGISLTNSPWGLFNLGGLEYEKCQFSKLVLVHHFGPTDLLRVWPDFQGGNKTCPS, encoded by the coding sequence ATGAGGCCCCAGTTCCCATGCAAAGTGCTCTTCTTCGCCTGcttctcctgcctcttcctgctggTTGTCATCGTCCACCAGGACATCCCCAGAACCCTGCAATGGAGGCTCTTGTATGCACCCCGGGGTGAGCCTGTCTCTGCGGAGCAGCTCCACGGCAGCCCCATCTTCCAGTGGCGAGGCACCGAGGAGAAGACAGCTGGGGACTCCATGCCTGTGCCCGTGCCCAGCCGCCCGCCAGTGTCCACCAGGCACCCGCTGCAGATCGTCTACCCCTACAGCTACCGCTTCCTCCTGAATGAGCCGGACAAGTGCCAGGAGCGGGTGCCCTTCCTGGTGCTGCTGGTGGTGACGGAGCCCAAGGACATCATGGTGAGGAACGTCATCCGCCAGACCTGGGGCAATGAGAGCACCGTGCCTGGGGTCTCCATGGTGCGGCTCTTCCTGACCGGGGTCCACCCGCGGTTCGGCTCCCCGCTGCAGCGGCTGATGGAGGAAGAGAGCGCCCTGCACCATGACATCATCCAGCAGGACTTCCTGGACACCTACAACAACCTGACCCTGAAGACGCTGATGGGCATGGAGTGGGTGAGCAGGCACTGCCCCAATGCCAGCTACGTGATGAAGGCCGACAGCGACATCTTCCTCAACGTGGGCTTCCTCGCCcgggagctgctgcagctccagctgccgCCCAAGAAGGACTTCATGACGGGGTACATCATCAGGAACACAGGGCCGCTGCGGAGCAAGGCATACAAGTGGTACGTGCCCCGGGAGGTGTACCCCAATGACACCTACCCCCCGTACTGCGGCGGCCCCGGCTACGTGCTCTCCGGAGACCTCGCCAAGAAGGTGTATGGGGTGGCCCAGACCCTCCGGGTCATCAACATGGAGGATGTGTTCATGGGGCTCTGTTTGCACAAGCTGGGCATTAGCTTGACCAACAGCCCCTGGGGCCTCTTCAACCTCGGCGGGCTGGAGTACGAGAAGTGCCAGTTCTCCAAGCTGGTGCTGGTGCATCACTTCGGGCCCACGGACCTGCTGAGGGTCTGGCCGGACTTCCAGGGCGGGAACAAGACCTGCCCCAGCTAG